GATAAACCCACTGCCCGTCACGCCCGCCGCCCCTTTTGATGAAAGCAGGAGCACCACCAGCAGGGTTATCTGATGGAAAATATCCATATGGGTGTTTGTCGCCTGGGCGATAAACACGGCGGCCATGGTCAGATAAATCGATGTACCGTCGAGGTTGAAGGAGTACCCGGTCGGTATCACCAGCCCCACGACCGATTTACGGCAGCCTAGTTTCTCCATCTTATCGAGCATACGCGGCAGCGCCGATTCAGAAGAGGACGTACCCAGCACGATCAGCAGTTCTTCGCGGATGTAGCGGATAAATTTGAAGATGTTGAAACCGGTCGCGCGCGCAATCGAACCGAGCACCACCACCACAAACAGAATACAGGTGATATAGAAGCAGATGATCAGCTGGCCGAGCTGAATCAATGTGCCCACGCCATATTTACCAATCGTAAAGGCCATCGCCCCGAACGCACCAATTGGTGCCAGGCGCATGATCATATTGATGATGCCGAAAATGACCTGCGAGAAGCTTTCAATCACGTTGAAAATCAGCTGGCCTTTGCTGCCCAGGCGATGCAGGGCAAAACCAAACAGCACGGCGAAGAGCAGCACCTGCAAAATGTTGCCGCTGGCAAAGGCACCAATCACGCTGCCGGGAATCACATCCAGCAGGAACGCGACGATACCCTGATCTTTGGCCTGCTCGGCATAAATCGCGACCGCTTTGGCATCCAGCGTGGAAGGATCAACGTTCATCCCCGCACCCGGCTGCATCACGTTCACGATAATCAGGCCGATAATCAGCGCAATAGTACTAACGACTTCGAAATACAGTAGGGCAACTGCACCGGTACGACCGACCGCCTTCATGCTTTCCATGCCAGCGATTCCGGTCACTACGGTACAGAAGATAACGGGCGCGATGATCATTTTGATGAGCTTCACGAACGCGTCGCCAAGCGGTTTCATTTGTGCGCCCAGTTCAGGATAGAAATGGCCAAGGAGAATACCAATGGCAATCGCTGTCAGAACCTGAAAGTAGAGACTTTTAAAGAGTGAGGTTTTCATAGGGTGTCCTTGGAAAGAAAAACCACAGGTTTTTTATGGGTAAGACTCACCTGCGGCTTTAAAATAACACCCGTAAAACAGGACAGAAATGAACACACGTCAAAATTGAAACAAAAATGTTAAGAAATTAGAGCTGACTCGAACAAGCCAGCAACAAACTTACACTTTTGCGGGCGTGTTTTCGGCTGTGAGATAACGTTTTTCAAATTCATCAGGCGGCACGGCGCGAGCAAATAAGAAGCCCTGACCACTTTCGACACCCGCCTTCGCCAGCCAGTCGCGCTGGGCTTCCGTTTCGACACCTTCAGCGATCACATGCAAATCAAGGCTGCGCGCCATCTGAATAATGGCTTCAACCATGCTGCTGTCGTCTGGCAGACCGTCAACAAAAGTCTTGTCGATCTTCAGTACGTCGACGGGCAGCGTTTTCATGTGCTGGAGCTGGCGCAGCCCCGCGTAGCCCATGCCAAAATCATCCAGCGCAATGCGAATCCCGGCATTACGCAGTGGTTTCAGAATCGCCACCGCTTCATTTGGGTCGTCAATACGACGGCTTTCTGTGACTTCGAGGGTCAACGTGTCGGGCTTGATCCGGTAGCGATTGATCAGCTCCAGCATCTCCGACACCATCGTCGGGTGCATCAGCTGTAAAGCAGAAAGGTTGACCGACAGCGGCATCTCGATGCCGCGTTCCTGCCAGGCAGAAAGCTGACGGCACGACTCTTCCAGCACCCAATAACCCACTGTCACCATCAGCCCACAGGATTCAATCCGCTCAATCAGCCCTTCGGGCAGCTCCCACGAACCATCCGGCTGTTGGACGCGTAACAGCGCTTCGGCGCTTTTCACTTCGCCCGTTTCAAGATTGACCTGCGGCTGGAGCCAAAGCGCGAACTGATTATTATCCAGCGCGGTGAGAATATCGCTCTCTTCCGTCAACCGCCGCTGCGCCTTTTCCATCTGCTCCGGTTCGAAGAACTGAATCTGATTTTTGCCTTTGCGACGGGCGGTAAAGGCCGCGGAGAACGCACGTCGATACAGCTGTTCTGCCGTCAGATCGCCGTAATACATCGCCAGACCGATACTGGCGCTCGGACGCAGCTGAATGCCCTGCACCGGCAGACGCTCATTTATGACAGTGAGCACTTGCTGACCTAACGTGATGGCGTGCCACGGCTCTTTCACTCCGTGGGCGAGAATCACAAAATCGTAGCCGCTCACTTGGGTGAGGACCATTCGTGGCGCGAGCACCGATTTGATTTTTTCCACCAGCGTCAGGAGCAGCATTTCGCGCTGACTCTCTTTCAGCACGCCGGCCGTGTCCTGCAAGGTTTCACAGGCGATAGCCATCAGCGCCGTGGTCTGCTGACGCGCGACGGTTTGTTCCAGTAACGCCATCAGGAAGGCTTTGTTTGGCAGCTCAGAGACCGGGAAACGCGTGGCGTTGCTGTTAAGCTCATCCTGGTGGCGCAGCAAGCGCTGCTGGTTAATGTTGTAACTGCGCACCAGCATGCCGATTTCGTCGTCATGATGCAGGCGCGGCAGGGAAAGCTGATGTCCCACCTGGTCCTGCGGCGAGAGATTATCCAGCTCACGGGCAATTTTGCGCAGCGGATGGACAATCAAACGGTTGATACACCAGGTCAGCGCCACGCTCAGAATCAGCGTTAAAAGTAAGTAAGTAGTTACTAACGTCGAGACCCAGCTCATCACGAACTTGTGCATCCGATACGCGTCCGCCTGTAGAACCAAATAGGCTAACGGCTGCGGATTGGCAGGGCGTTCAAGGGAGTAAAGCGGGAGCGAAATCTGCACCGGCAGCTCAAACATCCGCATGATCATCATCGGAACCGGACGCTCGGGAATAAAGCTCATCCGCAGCGCCTGGAATTGATTGGGTAACACCACATCCGCCCGGCTGACAATTCCTGCAGGTTGAATGCGCTGTAAAATGGTTTCTGCCTCGGGGATATCCCCTTTCAGAATGGCGGCCGAGAGCGGTAAACGAACCGAGCGGGCGATACTTTCCAGTTGTGAAGCCGTGTTGTAGCGATTCTGCTGTACGGAATGAAACAGCAAAATAACGCAAAATATGAAAACAAACACCATAGTGACGGCAGATACCATCGCCATTTGTTTGATCGTTAAAGAACGGCTGACACGCAAATTGACTCTCCACAAACCCGAAGCATAGCGTAACAAAACGTTACCCTATTGCCGCCAGAGTATACCCGATCGCAACGAATTTAAGAGAGCCTAAGATTTCTATTAAGGATAATTCCGGTTACCAGTCCGCATAAGGTGTGAGCGGTTCCGGCGGTAAGTCCATATCGCCCTGCCAGCCCGCAGCGGAGTAGCGCACATACAGCAGCGCATGGCTCGGGGTGTAGTCTTTCGCTTGCTGGATATCGACGCCCAAACCGACAAACCAGTTGGACGTTACGCGACGTTCCACAATCGCCCGCGCGGTATAACCGGTTCCTGACGAACTGCTGCCCTCTTCCGGCTCTTTTCTGTCGCCGTATCGTCCTTCTTCATTGGTTGGGATGAGCCCCTGAATCGGGTAGCGCATTCCGTCTTTGCTTTTGGAATGCGACCAGGAGGCTGAACCGCCCAATTCCCAGGACCAATTTTCGGTGCGTTTACGCCAGGTAACTGGCACCGCGAAAGAAACGTACTCCTGCGGACTGTAATAGCCGCCCTGGCCCAGGGCATAGGAACTCAAATCTTTGTCGTAATGCCAGAGCATATTCGACAGACCCACCGTCAGGCGCTCGTTGTTTTTGTTGATAATCTTGTAGTAATAGCCGGTCATCCAACGGATGCGCCAGTTATCCGCAACGTTTTTGCCCTCGAGCGCGTCCATGTTCAGACTCGACCAGATGCCGTTGGCTTCGCCTTTGTCATAACTGATGCTCGCGCCGCCACCGGTGGCACGCACGCCGCCCCATGTGGTGCCGGTGTTAGGATCTTTTTGTCCGGCAAACGCCAGCACGGAGCTGGAGATCGGACGGCGATGGGCGTTAACGGTATAGCCTATCGGCCCTAAATCGTTGCTGTAGCTTAGGCCGCCCACCACGTCGACGACGTTAAAGCCCATTGGCGTGGTGCCGATGTCCATCGCCCAGGTTTTGTTTTCCCAGCCCACCGCCACGCTCGCGCCGTTTGCGCTTTGATTGGTACTGCCGTGACATGGCGTACCGGCGCACGTGCCCCATTTGGGATCGTAAGTCCCGTCTTTGGTCTCAAACGAACCGGCGTTCATATTCACCAGATCGCTGCGGAAGAACATCCGTCCGTCGGACAGCGGCGCATCGACATGCAGCATGGTGGTGTGTGCTTTCAGATCGGAGTACCCGCCGGTCCCGCTGGAACCCCAGTAGTCATGCTGCAGCGTGACGTTGAGATCCTGCTGCTGATACAGCTCGCCCGCATCGCTGCGCACGCCGCGCTTAAGCCAATCGTCTT
This sequence is a window from Enterobacter sp. 638. Protein-coding genes within it:
- a CDS encoding dicarboxylate/amino acid:cation symporter — translated: MKTSLFKSLYFQVLTAIAIGILLGHFYPELGAQMKPLGDAFVKLIKMIIAPVIFCTVVTGIAGMESMKAVGRTGAVALLYFEVVSTIALIIGLIIVNVMQPGAGMNVDPSTLDAKAVAIYAEQAKDQGIVAFLLDVIPGSVIGAFASGNILQVLLFAVLFGFALHRLGSKGQLIFNVIESFSQVIFGIINMIMRLAPIGAFGAMAFTIGKYGVGTLIQLGQLIICFYITCILFVVVVLGSIARATGFNIFKFIRYIREELLIVLGTSSSESALPRMLDKMEKLGCRKSVVGLVIPTGYSFNLDGTSIYLTMAAVFIAQATNTHMDIFHQITLLVVLLLSSKGAAGVTGSGFIVLAATISAVGHLPIAGLALILGIDRFMSEARALTNLIGNGVATVVVAKWVKELDHKKLDDTLNNRVPDSKTQGLSS
- the hmsP gene encoding biofilm formation regulator HmsP, yielding MRVSRSLTIKQMAMVSAVTMVFVFIFCVILLFHSVQQNRYNTASQLESIARSVRLPLSAAILKGDIPEAETILQRIQPAGIVSRADVVLPNQFQALRMSFIPERPVPMMIMRMFELPVQISLPLYSLERPANPQPLAYLVLQADAYRMHKFVMSWVSTLVTTYLLLTLILSVALTWCINRLIVHPLRKIARELDNLSPQDQVGHQLSLPRLHHDDEIGMLVRSYNINQQRLLRHQDELNSNATRFPVSELPNKAFLMALLEQTVARQQTTALMAIACETLQDTAGVLKESQREMLLLTLVEKIKSVLAPRMVLTQVSGYDFVILAHGVKEPWHAITLGQQVLTVINERLPVQGIQLRPSASIGLAMYYGDLTAEQLYRRAFSAAFTARRKGKNQIQFFEPEQMEKAQRRLTEESDILTALDNNQFALWLQPQVNLETGEVKSAEALLRVQQPDGSWELPEGLIERIESCGLMVTVGYWVLEESCRQLSAWQERGIEMPLSVNLSALQLMHPTMVSEMLELINRYRIKPDTLTLEVTESRRIDDPNEAVAILKPLRNAGIRIALDDFGMGYAGLRQLQHMKTLPVDVLKIDKTFVDGLPDDSSMVEAIIQMARSLDLHVIAEGVETEAQRDWLAKAGVESGQGFLFARAVPPDEFEKRYLTAENTPAKV